From Streptomyces sp. HUAS MG91, the proteins below share one genomic window:
- a CDS encoding metallophosphoesterase, producing MRARYGIPLKVSAGIVAAGAATVAYSAGFEARSFRLRRVTVPVLPSGMQPLRVLQVSDIHMVGGQRKKQRWLRSLAGLRPDFVINTGDNLSDPEGVPEVLDALGPLMEFPGAYVFGSNDYYGPRPRNPARYLLEKVQGRHGLNGNPPVVGAIHNPWEDLRDGFDEAGWLNLTNTRGTLKVSGVEIGFTGLDDPHIKRDRYAEVAGGPAAGPDFSMAVVHAPYLRVLDAFAADAYPLILAGHTHGGQVCVPFYGALVTNCDLDTDRVKGLSRHTAEGNTSYLHVSAGCGANRYTPFRFACPPEATLLTLAPKTSTR from the coding sequence ATGCGCGCGCGATACGGGATTCCCCTGAAGGTCTCTGCTGGCATCGTGGCGGCGGGCGCCGCCACCGTCGCCTACTCCGCGGGTTTCGAGGCCCGCTCGTTCCGCCTGCGACGCGTCACGGTCCCGGTCCTGCCCTCCGGTATGCAGCCGCTGCGCGTCCTCCAGGTCTCCGACATCCACATGGTCGGCGGGCAGCGCAAGAAGCAGCGCTGGCTGCGTTCGCTGGCCGGTCTGCGCCCCGACTTCGTCATCAACACGGGCGACAACCTCTCCGACCCGGAGGGTGTGCCCGAGGTGCTCGACGCGCTCGGGCCGCTGATGGAGTTCCCGGGCGCGTACGTGTTCGGCTCCAACGACTACTACGGGCCCCGGCCCCGCAACCCCGCCCGGTACCTCCTGGAGAAGGTGCAGGGCCGGCACGGTCTGAACGGCAACCCGCCGGTCGTCGGCGCCATCCACAACCCGTGGGAGGACCTGCGCGACGGCTTCGACGAGGCCGGCTGGCTGAACCTCACCAACACGCGCGGCACGCTCAAGGTGTCGGGCGTCGAGATCGGCTTCACCGGCCTGGACGACCCGCACATCAAGCGCGACCGGTACGCGGAGGTGGCGGGCGGCCCCGCGGCCGGCCCGGACTTCTCGATGGCCGTGGTGCACGCCCCGTACCTGCGGGTCCTGGACGCCTTCGCCGCGGACGCCTACCCGCTGATCCTGGCCGGGCACACACACGGCGGCCAGGTCTGCGTCCCCTTCTACGGCGCCCTGGTCACCAACTGCGACCTGGACACCGACCGCGTCAAGGGCCTGTCCCGGCACACGGCGGAGGGCAACACGTCCTACCTGCACGTCTCGGCGGGCTGCGGCGCGAACCGCTACACCCCGTTCCGCTTCGCCTGCCCGCCGGAGGCGACGCTGCTGACGCTGGCGCCGAAGACGTCGACCCGCTGA